The window AACAAAGGTTTGTTAGTTCTTTTTTGTAAAATTATGTTATATGCGCATCTTCATTAGAATAAGGGTCTATATTTGAATGGAACGTAAATATCCATATTGTCAAGTAAATCCAAATAAAATTTTCGCTTTTTTCAAACTAAGTTAAGCCAAATAGATTTCGCAGTATTCTCCGATCTTAAATCCGATCCCGATCAATTACATTAATTTTGTTTGAATTTTATAGTTTGGTTTTCAAAACTGAAGACAATCTCAAAACTTACAAATGACAACAAAATTTAATATTATCCGTAAAAAAAAGTTTTTgagaaaaaacatcaaaatctaatagTGTCGATCGACTTTGGCAAATAGGAAATAGGTAGATAGAAAACATTTGTAAACGTATTAAAGCTTTTTATTTATTCCGACCATTCCTTCAACCATAATTTTATAAACAACATTGAAATAAAGAATTAAAGATATATATtagaataaaaaattaataataagtaattaactaaaaaatagcataaaaatgaataaatagtTAATTAAGCAATAGCAACCAAAACTAGTATATAATCCAAAAGAAGGCTTCAGTTGTGGTCCAAGTCTCCAAGATGATTAGAAATTCGTATATTTATTCAATCAATATTCTAAACAAAAATTATTTAACAACGGCATTCCATATTTACGAACAGACCCCTCTAACTTCTTGAAAGTTGACATTTATATTCATCTGAAGAATATATTTTCCATGTAGCCATCTCCATTCCTTTGGACATGCATATACAACGTTCTATATATTTTTGATAAAAACAACATTGATAAACCTAAAATTACTACACACGATACTTAGtaacatgtgatatatgtatgaCGGCTAAGGGCTTTCTTTTACCCTTTTCCATCTTTTCCCTAATTCCTGTAATTTCTGTGGTTCTAAGGATTAGAATGGTGTTGTTATATTGAAGTCTTTGGACTTCTAAGCCATATTAAAACAACACAAGTCTTCTCCTTTAAACCAAGATTTGCAATTATAATTCTTGCTGCTTGTTTCCCGTGTTTAAGATGCCAATTTCAACATCGTTGAAAGAATCCAGACCAAAATCATGAACGCCAAAATCCTGACAATCCAATAGCCATGTAGCACAATCATCCCACGAGGCGAATGCATTAGCATGGTCGTTGTTGTTGAAGCTTGGCCCATTGTTTGGTAACTCCCAAGCTGATGTGTCCATGAACGAAGGTTCATTTTCACTTAACAGGTGACTTAACAACATTTGATCTTCACAAAGGCTTTCAAACAACGTTTCAGTCTCATGATCATTGATGGTTAGGGAATTTTCAGAAGATGTGGAACTTGAGTTCTCCTCTGAGCTTACATGGGTACTATTGGCACTTCCAAGAGGTGATGAATGGTGATCTTTAGATTCTAGCAAACGTTTTTCAGTAGAAGATGATGATGTCTTGATCGCTTCATTTTCTATTTGAAGGGGTTCATGAGTTACAGGGTCAATTCCCATTTTTAAGAGCTTTTTCTTGATATGTGTGTTCCAGTGATTCTTGATTTCATTGTCTGTTCGTCCAGGCATCCTTGCAGCTATTTTTGACCacctaaaacataaaaatatccaTACTTTAATTGTAGATCGATATAATAAGACTCAATTCACAGTAGAGGATCATTTACAACATCAAAAGAAAATTGTATGTACGTACGTTTACTCTCATGCAAAGCTTAGAAAAAGATAAAAAGATATAATTACAAGACAAtcaagaggagagagagagagaggctagctACCGGTTGCCGAGGCGAGCATGGAGGTCAATAACGAGCTGTTCCTCTGATTCATTGAGCAGGCCACGCTTCAAGTCTGGTCGGAGATAGTTGGTCCACCGGAGCCGGCAACTTTTGCCACAACGACGGAGTCCAGCAAGCTTAGGGACTGCACGCCAGCAACATTGGCCGTTAGTAAGGATAAAGTTGATGAGTTTCTTGTCTTCCTCTGTCGTCCACGGCCCTTTCTTCACCCCCAGTTTGTCACAGCACGGTTGTCTTCCCATCGTTTTACCGTCTTCTCTGCTGACCACCAACCACAGCCACCAACCACAAACAACCACTAAAAAGATAAAAATGTGACCTGGAAGATGTGAAATGGTAATAGATCCCTCAAACACACTTACCGAAATTTAGATATGCCACCACCAACCTATAAATATAGgcattttagagagagagaaagtgagattTTCCGGTGAGGTCCACAGGTGATCTATGAAAGGTACAGGTGAACCGCAGCCCGGTTAAGGTggtaaaagttggaagcgaaaagGAATGATGATGGATGACTCACAGCCGAATCGTAAAAGGGAATATAAATTTTAAAGTAAAACCCCTCTGCTaacaaaatgtttatgtttcggccctatatgtaaacatattataTATTGCCACCCTCAAATCTAGAGAATATTTTGAGATATGCTTCTCAACAAAAGAGAATTTGAGGAGCTCATAGTTGTCTATAGTGCTATCCTGGAAAAAAAATCGCTCGCTCCTTGGCTTGCATATATATAAGTAGACCACGAACTTTATTTATATGCACTCGTTTCTTATATAATGACTAGCTTAAGTTCTTATATTATATGCACTCGTTAATTTCTTACTGAAAAGTAAAAATCAAATCATGTAAAACTCTAGGATCAAGGAATCATGCATCTAGTATGGCATGCAACTTCAAAAAGTGCCTCATGctaaattaaaaagaaaacatTTGGCTGatttatgaaattttttgtttgTGGCAATAGATCTAGCTAGTTCCTAGAATCACTACCTAAAATATTAGTATCATCGTTAGATCTAATTCGATCTTCCGAAAAATAGTGGTCATTAGCAACGGATAATAGTTTTACAAGAGATAGATTTTGTTTGAATATGTAAGTATCAACTGCTAATACACGATCAATTCTAAAATTAGTTAGGATTAGACCCTCAACTAATTGAAACCCATTTCTTCATTGAACCaagtttcatcactaataaacaAGGTTATTGTCGATGTCAGAAACTTATCTGAGGTCGTTTATGTAAGGTAATAAATTGGTAATACCTTAATGCCCAAGACCAAACAAAGGACGAATAGGGAAAACTGTGAAAAATGATTTTATTGCTATAAATCTCTATCTATACTAATGAATATATGTCCTTATTAATACTAATGAAAACAGTAACCCAAACCATTATGTAATACTTGTTAAGCAAGCCGACAACTTCCTAATCTAGAtcaaatacttaaaataaaaaagatttttccaaaatacGCATGCATTCATAAATCCGATTAACCCCACAATCACCCCCTTAATCGGATTGGTCATACCTCTCATTCACAACAGTGTTGAATCACCGTCTTCCCGAACCATCCAGACTTTTCCCGGACACCCGACCTCCATCTCGGTCACCTCCAAAGTCTTCCATACCCTTTTTTATGGTTCATAGCACACGTAACATGTAACATGACATCTTGTTGGATACGTTCATTACTATCTAGACTTTTCCCAAATCCACGACCTCTCCCCGGCCAGATACAAATCCATCCGATTTGAACTTCCACCTCCATAATATCCACAACTTGTTTCTCCAATCTCTTCCTTTGTTCTGATCACCTTTGCTCAAATAGGCATCTCCACCGACCAAGAAAACAAAGCCAGATGCTTTACCGTTTTCTTTCAAGCATGCCAAACGAACTGAATCCAAAGTTACCTGCTTTGACGGATCCTTCATGCCTGCTTTTCGCGCACCTATGTCGGTATCCCCTTATCACGAACAAGCCAAAATTTCTTCATCGCTAATCATTGTTGTCTGATTAATGTAGAAACAACCCTTTGATTTTTTGTCTTTTGATTTTAACCGATCAACGTCTTATTCTCTTCCGTCACCCGCAAAACGAACCGAATTAAAGTCACCCGCTTTAATGTCTTCCCTCCATTTATTCCACACCGCTGGTTAGTTTCTCTCTACCTTAGAACAAGTCTGGTCAAGAGAAATCGGGACTTTTGTTGAGATGTTTCAACTGCGCTCAAAAAACTAACCACAACCCCCTTAAACCGAACCTTGTTCCCGCTGCGTCTGCCCCGCAGCGAAAGGATACAATTTTCATGAAACCGACACTCAAACCGGCCGTCCTAATCTAAAtcaaatacttaaaataaaaagggtttttccaaaatacccttGCACTCATAAATCTGATTAACCCGATAGTTTAATCCTGATTGTAAGATTGAATCGGGATCGAAGATTCTACCGAAATGAACTCATATTGAAATTTTTTCACAACATATGGGtgtgaaatttatatatatatatatatatatatatatatatatatatatatatatatatatatatatatatatatagagagagagagagagagagagagatagagagagagagagagtgagagtcaCGTTCTTTTGAGAACCAAAAGATTTGTGAGAACATGCGAACTCATAACCAACTTATCATTTTTCAGCACCAAAACATCAATTTTCTCCAAAAGTGGTTCGTCTAAGCCATATCTAGGCTAAAAAAATTAGatcatttttttttggttttttggtATGACTGCTGATTAGCACAATCAACACTTATACGCCTTGTCGATGAGCACAATCAACAATCTTATGGACTGTTGATAAGCAGAATGAGCAGTCATATGGATTGTTAATTTCTCATCAGCAGTCTATATGGTTGCTGATTGTGCACATCCACAGTTAATATGACTACTGATTGTACTCATCAGCAGTCCGTACAACTACTGATCGGGCATACATGCAAATttcgaaaataaataaaaaaaattgtcaaatctttttttttttttgagcctAGATATGGCTTAGACGCACCATTTGGAGAAGATTTTGTGTTTTTGATGTTGAAAAATGATGAGTTGATTATGAGTTCGCAAGTTCAGACGTGTTTATAGTTCTCACaataacttaaccctatatatatatatatatatatatatatatatatatatatatatatatatatatagagatagagagagagagagtgtgtgtgtgtgtgtgtgtgagagagagagagacagagaaagGATCTTTTACGAACCTATATTTTTCAGCAAACTTTATCGTGCCATTTTTTAAAGTGACATAAGACGTTAAGTTGGGAATATAGAAGCGCATTCACAAAAacaatctcaaaaaaaatatGCACACATGGAAAGTGCATATATTCACAAATATCGGAAGTGCATATGTTCCTCAAAAATAACTTTTGTATGTGCTCATTTTGTTTTGCAAATACGCTTCTATATGGTTGACTTACTGCCTTAAGTCACTTCTAAAAAAAACACACGAAAAAACTCACGAGAAAATTTGaatttgcaatttttttttttgctacaAACTGTTAAAATTAAGAAGAAAACAtcttaattagaaaaaaaaagatCATTTTGATCATTTATAACTTAAGACATTAGATAACCACTTGGGTTGTGATGACTTGGTAAGACATGTCGAAAATATTGTGGATAACCTATAGCACCCTATTTCGAATCGTTTCTCATTTTGGAGTAGTGATCCCGGATTGGGTATTAGCAGGCTTGGTACCTTTGAAGAATTGAGATTTGGACTCATTTGGGGTTGGATAATGTAATTTAGATGATTCAAGTCATGGTTGTCAAAATTTGTCTCTTAGCGGCCTCTAAGTGCCTACGAATAGGGGTTAGAGGGTTAACTAGGCGGAACTGGTCAATATCGGTCAAAACCGGCCCAACTCAGACCTAATCGGTCCAAAAGACTTTAAAAGTTATGGAGTCGGCTTGCCTAAAACATAAATGTATTTGTTTTCGTAAGGAGGATTCCCTTTATATAGAGTATGTTTTCCCCGATAGAATGTTCCAACGTCGATGTGGGATGCTCAAAATTTTACTCTTTCATATATGTTCTTTGCATCTCGTTCTTCCCCCAATTTTCTAAATGGCTCGTCTCCTCGCCCGCTCGACTACTCCTCCCCTGATGAAGTACCAGACCCAATTAACAATAAATAATCGCTTAATCTGGAATCATTAATCGTCTTCTACCACGAGTTCTAAAGTACCGACTCTGCCGTTGTTATTTTTCCACGAGTCCTCAAGTATCGAACCCAACCAACAATCAATATTTGGGTAATCTGGAAAGGATTAGTGAGGAGGAGATTAGGTCGAATTGAGGTTATGTATGCAATAATTGATTAGTTATTTGcttaattttttctttttgttttttattcaatGGATGATGACTTAATTGTCGATTCATTCTGATTCTCGATTCATCTTAACTGAACATTCTTTATTCCCTTGACAAGTTTTGATATATTATAGATACGTTCAATCtgatttcatttttcatgtttctATTGTTAATCGAATTAACATTCAAACTCAATAAGATTTCAGCAAACCATATCTGATTTCAAGCTCGCCTTCCATTTGTTCTGAGGTGCTTGTATTCAATTATCAAACCTCTACATAACTCGATTATCAAACctctttatatttaattatcaaacctGTGTAGCTGTACGATAAAATGGGACACTATAACTGATCCTGGTTAAAATTTTCTGGTCTCATCAGTTCAAATCGGACATTACTTTTCATGCCCGCCATGTGTTCGATAAAATGCTTAAATGAAGTTCTCAAGTGATGCCCGCAATGATATTGGGAAATTTGACATCTTGTTACGCATTTGGAACAAAATTAACATCATGGGTTTTTGCAACTAAAGATGATACCACATAATCAATTATCAAGAATGAAAGAGAAGTCACTAGATATATGCAACCTTCAACATCAACATCCAAATTGCTAAAAGAAACTGATAATGAAATTCAAATGAAGGTAatgattttgatgatgatgatgatgatgaaggtgGAATTATGTTTGAAGATGAGGATATGGAAAAATTGATGTCTGAGATTTGAAACATGCCTCATAGTTTAAGGTTGATGCCTTATTTTCATAGAAGAGAGATGGCTGCAAATTTGGCCATGAAAATGGCTTCAATGTTTCGAGAtagttatatttattaattttttaataaaatttttcaattataatgttatatttattaattttttaataattttgttcatttataatgttatatttaattttatattcttaggattaatgttatatttattaatttataaatatttttaataattaatggtccccgattaatcctcacctagccgattaatcccttgaccccatTCCACCGATTAGCCTACGTCGAGCGATTTCTACAACCTTGATTCGggtattcggtttgtgttttggagtcaaaggggtatttcggtaatttGTCAGCTTGGGCTtctatggaaaatggatgtttgTTCGGGATTAGGTAAGGCATGTATGAGTTGATGGAAGTATAGATCTTCTCTTTACCTTTTTATGGATACAAGGATCATTAGAATTGGAATTATAAGAAAGAAGTAATGTTCTTTGGAATATGTTAGGGTTTGTGAGGAAACCCtaatacgtggggcgtacctagggagtacgtggggcgtactcatgCGAATGGCATTATGCTACACATAATGttgagtacgcttagcatactgcgAGGGTCAGATCGGGTTTGCGAGACGTCGTACGCCCGGCGTACGAGGAATACGTGGGGCGTATGAAGGAAAAGTACAAACAGAATTCATACAATTGTACCCTATATAATCTCATTAAGTCTTCTTCATTGGTCCCTATACCAGCCTCCAAGTCCTCAAAAGCCTAGAAATCGTCTCTAACCCTACATGGTTGTAATTTTGAGCTCATGATGTCCATTTTGGTGTTTTTGGGTCATTTCCAAGAAGATGGAGATTGATGCAAGGTTGTGGATCAAGGATGAGTTTGTGGATCTTGATTATGTGCttcatttccagcttgtttgaggtaaaaagctttgatcttgttcattgttggcttagatctagttttatgagtttttggttcattttggtcccatgaatgagatctagtggtttagTACCACTCTAGGAACTATGActtgccactcttggtgtttccGAGGTTCTAGAAGCTTAAAGTTGTCTCCTTTAGGGTTTGGAATCCCCTATGCATGATATGGTGTCCATTTGGTTAAAGTATAATGCTTTATTTTTATGTTGGGTTCTTTTGGGGCAAGCAAAGTCATCAAGTCAATGACATTATGGTTCTAGACATTCTTTAAGAAGTAGATATGTGGTTTGGACTCCTGGTCttgagcattaagtgcttaatgaagttTTTGTCTTAAtggatgagtacgttgggcgaacAAGTCTATAAGTGCATCGTACAAGCGAAATTGCatctacgcttagcgtacagctaAGTATGCTCTGCATACTCAGTCAGTAGGGCTTTGGCTTTGGTCCTTTCGggttgtgagtttgggccttggtcttggaccaagctaggttaggggtaaaatgctcTTTTTACCTCGAGTATGGATTTATGGTAATGGTTTGGAACCCAATTTTTAATTGAGTGTTGTTTTGATATGTCAGTTCGGGGAATCATTTAGACAACAACTAGAGATTTATTCGTGGGATTCAGCAGTGCATGGTGAGTATCCTCACTatgtttagtgggtcgaaggtaccaatgccgacccatggttTTCTATGTAGAGTGCCAGATGTCTGAATGACTCTtccatgtgtatgtgtttgtatgcttaCTGGGCGGGGCTCGATGGTGATTCTGTATGCTAGTATCAAGTTATGCACATATGATTTGTATATGGGTGGAGGCCGATGACTGTGCAGTGTGCTACTACCTTTGTGATTTCCGCATGTGCTTGaatatgatatgattatatggttatatgtttagtgggtggggcccgttatgcaagtgtgggcggggcccattatgcgaTTGTGGGAGGGGCATGTAGCTTAGTGGGTGGGGCTCGTTATGTGATAATTCTTGTACGATATGTGGTATCTTGGAaaacccactaagctttgtgtttacggttttcagtttatgtttcaggtaattCGTTTTCAAACGGAGGAGCTCGGGATggttgcatggcacacaccacatgtttctgcATTCTATGAATTACTCTTATTTAATGATGTTTTGCTAAATCGTAATTACCTCGGTTTTATGGAGATgttatgtattaacgatttataagtataaaagagaaaattttatgtaattatttttgggacgttacaagttggtatcagagccttggtttgagggattcgggcacactctcaggtgtgtctggacttaaactaaggatttggtaaagtttttcaaaaagaaatatattttataaaggGATTTTTCTGAaagaagaaagggtgtggtgcatgcaatcaaccaagctcaagtaagttttcccaaaatactcatacatgttatctgttatgctttgatttgtgaatcgcatgctagttagggctaagcaTATGCTCAGTTTtgtatgatagaatgctaggagatatGCCTTGTATgactattgtatgagcttgtagacttgcatacTTGTTCTAATTATCCATTGATAGGATGGCCTGAGATGTGATGCATGGTAGCCTAGTAAGCATGGGATGCTGGATTGGGTATAATTTGTATGCGTAAGGCAATCAGTAGCGGGAGTGGGAGCTCCTAGTATGGGTTTTTGTATATAGGATTGGATGCTCGTTCTTATTATATGGATTGGAGTGCCATTGCAtgaatgtttcttgctttgtgctttgtggaactcttaagtgatgggagttagctactaagtgaatatgtcaagttacatgtgacaaaggttgaataatcttagagtgatggatttgatgCTATTGTGCAACTTTTGTCTGAGTCCAACTATTGTAaggatgagtctgttactcgaaggattatctaagctttgtcgcatgtgattgtattcttGAGGTGGGTGACTAGcattatgaggagttcttcagcagctgatggttaggtgaggtcgggaacctaggaaagcctagggatTGCTTCTATGGGTTTTGTTGTGTTGGGTCGTGAGTGTTTTATGTATGGATTGGAGAAGGTGACTTAAAGGAGTTGGgaggattcttgaggaaagtatcgctaggtgtggaaggtagtattaggcccatactactagaagcacatgatccaaagTCGAATCGAGAAAAatcttggagaatctaggaagcccgtgggatgaggattcttgggtatatTCAGATATTTTCCATGTTATTTTTGTATGGTGTTGAGAACTTAGGAATAAGTCCCATGTTCTGGTTCTGGCTCAACAGCAGGTACTGAGTCGATCGATGCTCGGACGCGGTATTTTATCTTCTCAGAGATTACTTGCAGTATTTTGGAATGGACCTCGGTGGTCTTGGGTTCAACCAAGGAAGGGATTTTGGAGTTCTTTGATGGTCATCTCAGGGCCTTTTGGGCCGGGATTATGGTAGGGCAGTTGGGGCTCATCTGGAGCCCAAGGCTTGGGGATCCCTAGAATCCTTCGGGAAGGAGGATCCTATTTTTAATTCTTTTCATTGGGTTTGGAGGGGAGATCTGTACCATGTCCTCAGGATGGTCGGGGTAACTTAGGAGGAGGAAATCAGGATTTCTTCTAATGCTtttgcgggtatgtcatcttctatttTCTTCTAGGTGATATCGAGAATTTGTATTGTGTTAGAATTTTTCTTGGGTATGGGTAAGTTATATTTTAGGTTGGTTTTTTGTTATTTTCTAGGTTATCATAGATTATTATATACCATTCCGCATTTCGGGAGTCTTCGATGAATCTCCAGAGGGTCGTATCTTGTTAACTGGGTTTAGCGTGTTCCATTGTTGTTCTGGGTTTTTGTTAGGATCAATTCAGGAGTATTGCTTGGAGGATCTTTGCTCAGTGTTAGTGGCTTAGTTCGCTAGTGAAGTCAGGGTACAAGGTTTTATCATCTGTTCGGGTATGATCGGTGGTTGCCTATGTAAGAAATTTTGGGTCCGAACCCTACCGTTGCTTGGAGAAAAGCGGTAGCAGGAAGATGGTGGTATCAGTTGCATGAGTTGCTGGTCATTGGAAGTACCGAGGGGGGTTTTATATCTGCATGGATTGTCGGACTGGTTAAGATTTCGAGAGTATTCTTCAGGATATTAGGAATTGGGTGACTATTGAGTTTGACTAACAATGGGACGTTAGTATTGATAAGCACAGGTCATAGGCAGTTCATGCTATATAAGGTTGATGGTTTGGGAATTCATCGGATTTAAGGAATGAGAAAGCTTCGTCAAATCCAATTGGGAGAATTGATCAGGTTTTCCGGAAGGCAGGAAGGGTGTGAACCGGGGCAAGTTTCACATCCTATCCAGGAGGAGAGATGGATCAAGTTGCCGTTTATATTAAGGTTGTGTAAGTGGGAGTTCATGAAAACTTACAACCGATGGTCGACGTCTTCTTTATCATGCTTAGCAAGCTATGAACCTAGGTTGAGGGCTTCAGAGTTGGAAGTATGACCCGAACACCTAATTAGATGTAGTTGCATGTAGGTTTAAACTTAGGGTGAGTGGGGTGTGATGATTAGGGTGTGGTTAGGGCATAGGTGGTAACCATGGTTAGTttgaagtgttgtaagaccatgATGGGATCGTAGCATTCACAAGTCTGAAGGAGACAATCGTTGGAAGTGGTCACGAGTGTAAAGAGGAATCAGTTTGTGCCTTGGGTATGCCGACCAGGATTGTCGTGGAGTATTTCACTATTTTGGGTTGAGGACCACTAGGGTCCTAGGCAGATTCTGGCCTGTGTAGCTCTAGGCGGGTGGGACTCGTGGGCGAGGCCGCTCCGTGGTTTAGTTGGGTGGGACCTATGGTCGAGGCCCATGTAATTTTGGCAATTCAGGTGGGATCTGGTTGAGATCTTTGGATCAAGGATTTGGATCTTGAGTTTCAGGATCATGTGGGTGGTCAGTGTGTAACACATAGGGGTTTTAGGCTGGGTGGCCTTGTTTTTTCGACTCTTAAGAACTTGCTGGTTGGACCAGATGAGAGACTGGTAGTCTCGGCGATGATTTTGGGAACCTTTATTTCTCGTTCTTGCAAGGGTTTCTCCTTATCATAAGGCCTTTGTTGAAATCCAAGTGCAGATCCATGGATCTCGGGTTATGAGTTCAGTATCGGGTTTGTATTTGGGAAAGATCTTGAGTCGGGTATTGTGAGTGTTTTGTGCAGGATTTTCATTTCAGTGGAACAAGGATTGGGGTATATATATGCCGAGGGCATCAATCGAAGGGTTCAAGGGTAATGAATGGATTCAATTTAGATGATAGATCAAGCTCTTGTGATTGTGTCTTGGATTGGTTCTATTTGTGAAGGGCCCC of the Lactuca sativa cultivar Salinas chromosome 6, Lsat_Salinas_v11, whole genome shotgun sequence genome contains:
- the LOC111903779 gene encoding MYB-like transcription factor ODO1; translated protein: MGRQPCCDKLGVKKGPWTTEEDKKLINFILTNGQCCWRAVPKLAGLRRCGKSCRLRWTNYLRPDLKRGLLNESEEQLVIDLHARLGNRWSKIAARMPGRTDNEIKNHWNTHIKKKLLKMGIDPVTHEPLQIENEAIKTSSSSTEKRLLESKDHHSSPLGSANSTHVSSEENSSSTSSENSLTINDHETETLFESLCEDQMLLSHLLSENEPSFMDTSAWELPNNGPSFNNNDHANAFASWDDCATWLLDCQDFGVHDFGLDSFNDVEIGILNTGNKQQEL